One genomic segment of Tachyglossus aculeatus isolate mTacAcu1 chromosome 17, mTacAcu1.pri, whole genome shotgun sequence includes these proteins:
- the UPK3BL2 gene encoding uroplakin-3b-like protein 2 isoform X2 gives MQEKIPYTPVITTRPLEGKLTGSTFTLDQPLGRFNSSAIDDLDDIWLVVAYSNATDNFSNPANPEEVTYFSDLAEKQYYMTMRATRDLYPGGGNSSILSVLRVGQELNCNSGPCNSPLTWPGPYRVKFLVMNDSGPVAETEWSDNITLKEAEEPGDPGPARRGPGMIVITTILSVLFALLLGALASVLIQACFSSSGSTDISRPRNSERVRNYVTHHMYSRSETENN, from the exons Atgcagg AGAAGATTCCTTACACCCCAGTCATCACGACACGCCCCCTGGAAGGGAAGCTCACGGGGTCCACCTTCACTCTGGACCAGCCCCTGGGCCGATTCAACAGCAGCGCCATCGACGACTTGGACGACATCTGGCTGGTGGTGGCCTACAGCAACG CCACGGACAACTTCTCGAACCCTGCGAATCCCGAAGAGGTGACCTATTTCTCAGACCTTGCCGAGAAGCAGTATTACATGACCATGAGGGCCACCAGGGACCTATACCCCGGGGGAGGTAACTCCAGCATCCTTTCCGTGCTCCGGGTGGGCCAGGAGCTCAACTGCAATTCCGGACCGTGCAACAGTCCCCTGACGTGGCCCGGGCCCTACAG GGTCAAGTTTCTGGTGATGAATGATAGCGGGCCCGTGGCAGAGACGGAGTGGTCTGATAATATCACTCTGAAAGAAG CCGAGGAGCCCGGCGACCCCGGCCCGGCGAGGCGCGGCCCTGGAATGATCGTGATCACCACTATCCTCTCCGTGCTCTTCGCCCTCCTGCTGGGCGCCCTCGCCAGCGTTCTCATCCAGGCATG CTTCAGCAGCTCCGGCAGCACAGACATCTCCAGGCCCAGAAACTCTGAGAGAGTGAGAAATTACGTCACCCACCACATGTACAGCCGTTCTGAGACCGAGAACAACTGA
- the UPK3BL2 gene encoding uroplakin-3b-like protein 2 isoform X1 has product MPSPARTRRGAGGAQAAGMGPLRPPLLPLLLLLASPGPGAGLEKIPYTPVITTRPLEGKLTGSTFTLDQPLGRFNSSAIDDLDDIWLVVAYSNATDNFSNPANPEEVTYFSDLAEKQYYMTMRATRDLYPGGGNSSILSVLRVGQELNCNSGPCNSPLTWPGPYRVKFLVMNDSGPVAETEWSDNITLKEAEEPGDPGPARRGPGMIVITTILSVLFALLLGALASVLIQACFSSSGSTDISRPRNSERVRNYVTHHMYSRSETENN; this is encoded by the exons ATGCCCTCGCCCGCCCGGACACGACGAGGAGCCGGAGGGGCCCAGGCGGCGGGAATGGGCCCCCTTCGCCCCCCCCTGCtgcccctgctgctcctgctggccagcccggggcccggggccggccTGG AGAAGATTCCTTACACCCCAGTCATCACGACACGCCCCCTGGAAGGGAAGCTCACGGGGTCCACCTTCACTCTGGACCAGCCCCTGGGCCGATTCAACAGCAGCGCCATCGACGACTTGGACGACATCTGGCTGGTGGTGGCCTACAGCAACG CCACGGACAACTTCTCGAACCCTGCGAATCCCGAAGAGGTGACCTATTTCTCAGACCTTGCCGAGAAGCAGTATTACATGACCATGAGGGCCACCAGGGACCTATACCCCGGGGGAGGTAACTCCAGCATCCTTTCCGTGCTCCGGGTGGGCCAGGAGCTCAACTGCAATTCCGGACCGTGCAACAGTCCCCTGACGTGGCCCGGGCCCTACAG GGTCAAGTTTCTGGTGATGAATGATAGCGGGCCCGTGGCAGAGACGGAGTGGTCTGATAATATCACTCTGAAAGAAG CCGAGGAGCCCGGCGACCCCGGCCCGGCGAGGCGCGGCCCTGGAATGATCGTGATCACCACTATCCTCTCCGTGCTCTTCGCCCTCCTGCTGGGCGCCCTCGCCAGCGTTCTCATCCAGGCATG CTTCAGCAGCTCCGGCAGCACAGACATCTCCAGGCCCAGAAACTCTGAGAGAGTGAGAAATTACGTCACCCACCACATGTACAGCCGTTCTGAGACCGAGAACAACTGA